Proteins from a genomic interval of Candidatus Binataceae bacterium:
- a CDS encoding sigma-54 dependent transcriptional regulator — protein MPSAEPNLPDNPGIETPPRARVLIADDDPAIRLVLRHRLEAEQYAVEEASDSANALELLRSGRFDVALVDIIMPGPGGLEVLTAARGENIRTLIFIITAASTMNNAVEAMKRGAHDYLTKPFVNLDLVAATVGRAVEVAEQAADLDRLKNEVNRQLVGGEIIGRSPAMQEVYKLIGRVVTNDATVLLLGESGTGKDLVARAIHFKSGRWRAPFVAVNCSAIPQGLLESELFGHERGSFTGANERRAGKFEMADAGTIFLDEIGDLPLELQPKLLRVLQEREFSRVGSVESLRVKARMIAATNQDLQKLVAARRFREDLYFRLHVIPIHLPPLRDRREDISELTDYFVGKAVREMGARVTAIGVEARAKLAMHDWPGNVRELENAVLRAALLAPGNTIRAEDMELSSSGPPPQPSAESLATSGDSAALAELIAGRIGQWLDAPDGEEPRDLYEKLVAEIEKPLIELALKRTGGNQVKAARMLGLNRNTLRKKITDHKIVLTKYPG, from the coding sequence ATGCCATCCGCAGAGCCCAATCTTCCTGACAACCCCGGAATCGAGACCCCTCCCCGGGCGCGAGTCCTCATTGCTGACGATGACCCGGCGATCCGGCTCGTCCTGCGGCATCGGCTGGAAGCCGAACAATATGCGGTCGAGGAGGCCTCGGACAGTGCCAACGCGCTTGAGCTGCTGCGCTCCGGACGTTTCGATGTCGCGCTGGTGGACATCATCATGCCCGGCCCTGGCGGACTGGAAGTTCTGACCGCCGCACGGGGCGAAAATATCCGCACCCTCATTTTCATAATCACCGCCGCGAGCACGATGAACAACGCGGTGGAGGCGATGAAGCGCGGCGCCCATGACTATCTGACCAAACCTTTTGTCAATCTCGACTTGGTGGCCGCCACGGTGGGACGAGCGGTGGAAGTCGCGGAGCAGGCGGCCGACCTCGATCGGCTCAAGAACGAGGTCAATCGCCAGCTGGTGGGCGGCGAAATAATCGGGCGCAGCCCGGCAATGCAGGAAGTGTACAAGCTGATAGGGCGCGTCGTCACGAACGATGCGACTGTGCTGCTGCTCGGCGAGAGCGGCACCGGCAAGGATCTCGTCGCCCGCGCGATTCACTTCAAATCGGGGCGCTGGCGGGCCCCGTTCGTGGCGGTGAACTGCTCGGCGATTCCGCAGGGCCTGTTGGAAAGCGAGTTGTTCGGCCATGAGCGTGGCTCGTTCACAGGCGCAAACGAGCGAAGAGCTGGCAAGTTCGAAATGGCCGACGCGGGGACCATCTTCCTCGACGAAATCGGCGACCTTCCGCTCGAGCTTCAACCCAAACTTCTGCGCGTGCTTCAGGAGCGCGAGTTCTCCCGGGTCGGCAGCGTCGAATCGCTACGGGTCAAGGCGCGAATGATTGCGGCCACCAACCAGGATTTGCAGAAACTGGTCGCCGCGCGACGCTTTCGCGAGGACCTCTACTTTCGCCTCCATGTCATCCCGATTCATCTTCCGCCGCTGCGCGACCGCCGCGAGGACATCTCCGAACTGACCGACTATTTCGTCGGCAAAGCGGTGCGCGAGATGGGTGCGCGGGTCACCGCGATTGGCGTTGAGGCGCGCGCCAAGCTCGCGATGCACGATTGGCCCGGCAACGTCCGCGAACTGGAAAATGCGGTCTTGCGCGCCGCCCTGCTCGCCCCCGGAAATACCATTCGCGCGGAGGATATGGAGCTGTCGTCCAGTGGTCCCCCGCCGCAGCCGAGCGCCGAATCGCTCGCCACCAGCGGCGATAGTGCCGCGCTCGCTGAATTGATCGCCGGCCGAATCGGACAATGGCTCGACGCGCCGGATGGCGAAGAGCCGCGGGATCTATACGAAAAGTTAGTGGCCGAAATCGAGAAACCGCTCATCGAGCTGGCACTCAAACGCACCGGCGGCAACCAGGTTAAAGCTGCCCGTATGCTCGGACTGAATCGCAACACACTGCGCAAGAAGATTACCGATCACAAGATCGTTCTCACCAAGTATCCCGGCTAG
- the thiE gene encoding thiamine phosphate synthase: MKLPSRFYAIVDPGAGHEPVELANLLLQAGARILQLRLKETSGHDFLDAANRIGRLCRERGTIFIVNDRADIAMLADADGVHLGQRDIPLDAGRRVVGPDKVIGISTASVEMARAAEAGGADYIGFGPMYQGGLKNIKVAQGLEKLRAVRAAVNIPIVAIGGITEATMPAVLAAGADAAAIITDVIKAPDIAAKVRTLLAIK; encoded by the coding sequence ATGAAACTGCCCTCCCGCTTCTACGCAATCGTCGATCCAGGGGCGGGACATGAGCCCGTCGAACTAGCAAACCTTCTCCTCCAGGCGGGCGCGCGGATCCTGCAACTGCGCCTCAAAGAGACCTCGGGCCACGATTTCCTGGACGCCGCCAACCGCATCGGGCGCCTGTGCCGCGAGCGCGGCACTATTTTTATCGTCAATGACCGCGCTGACATTGCGATGTTGGCTGATGCTGATGGTGTGCACCTCGGGCAGCGGGACATCCCATTAGATGCCGGCCGACGCGTGGTGGGCCCCGACAAGGTCATCGGAATCTCCACCGCCAGCGTCGAGATGGCGCGTGCCGCCGAAGCCGGCGGCGCTGACTACATCGGCTTCGGCCCGATGTATCAGGGCGGATTGAAGAACATCAAGGTGGCTCAGGGACTCGAGAAACTGCGTGCGGTGCGTGCCGCGGTAAACATCCCGATTGTCGCCATCGGCGGAATCACCGAAGCAACCATGCCGGCAGTACTTGCCGCGGGCGCAGACGCGGCCGCAATAATCACCGACGTGATCAAGGCGCCCGATATCGCAGCGAAAGTCCGGACCCTGCTGGCGATAAAATAA
- a CDS encoding MFS transporter gives MTARERQGWILVASLFVTLFLIFGSGYNTTSLFFPQLLKHFGWSHTRTASLTSALALSAGLSGPLIGILLDRLEARIVMIVGIVMTAAAFVIASRADSFPMMMAAYLLLGIGIAAATLLPAALIVANWFGARRGIAMGLTFAGTSLGGAVMTQVGNFAILDLGGWRAAYLTLAAPMLLIALPLVVLQVRSRPPEATKENFQASSDALPGLELGQAFRTRSFWMVSAAQFLFACSAAGAGLHLIHHLINLGYSQTAAARAMGLVFVCASIGKLGMGLFSDRVSARIALTVNFIGAAFGIALVFGAANRVMLALFVLVFGLTLGAPLVLIPLLQAESMGLKRFGSIGGIAGIFNTLGAAVGPFGAGLVFDLSGGYYAAFDTFVVMNILGAIATLACLNLASEEARLARRIRTAQEVLAGSQAS, from the coding sequence ATGACGGCTCGCGAACGGCAGGGATGGATCCTCGTGGCGAGTCTGTTCGTCACGTTGTTCCTGATATTTGGCTCCGGCTACAACACCACGAGCCTGTTTTTTCCTCAGCTGCTGAAACACTTCGGATGGAGTCATACACGCACTGCCTCGCTGACCAGCGCGCTGGCGCTGTCGGCAGGACTTAGCGGGCCGCTGATCGGCATTCTTCTGGACCGGCTGGAAGCACGCATCGTGATGATAGTCGGCATCGTAATGACTGCCGCCGCCTTTGTGATCGCCAGCCGCGCCGACTCGTTCCCGATGATGATGGCCGCCTATCTCCTCCTCGGAATCGGAATTGCCGCGGCAACACTCCTGCCCGCAGCACTCATCGTCGCCAACTGGTTTGGCGCGCGCCGCGGCATTGCCATGGGTCTCACCTTTGCCGGAACGTCGCTGGGTGGCGCGGTCATGACGCAGGTGGGTAATTTCGCGATCCTCGATTTGGGCGGATGGCGCGCGGCGTACCTAACCCTGGCGGCGCCGATGCTGCTGATCGCTCTTCCGCTGGTCGTCTTACAAGTGCGCAGTCGTCCACCCGAGGCAACCAAAGAAAACTTCCAGGCGTCTAGCGATGCGCTGCCCGGGCTGGAACTGGGCCAGGCGTTTCGTACGCGGTCATTCTGGATGGTTTCTGCCGCGCAGTTTTTGTTTGCCTGTTCAGCGGCCGGTGCTGGGCTACATCTGATTCACCACCTGATTAACCTTGGTTACTCGCAGACCGCGGCGGCCAGAGCGATGGGCCTAGTCTTCGTCTGTGCTTCGATCGGTAAACTTGGGATGGGGTTGTTTTCGGACCGGGTAAGCGCGCGCATCGCATTGACCGTCAATTTTATCGGCGCCGCGTTCGGAATCGCCCTGGTCTTTGGCGCCGCCAATCGGGTCATGCTGGCTCTGTTCGTCCTGGTCTTCGGACTCACCCTTGGTGCACCGCTGGTGCTGATTCCGCTTTTGCAAGCCGAATCGATGGGTCTGAAACGTTTTGGATCGATAGGCGGAATAGCCGGCATCTTCAATACGCTAGGCGCGGCGGTGGGCCCATTCGGGGCCGGGCTAGTCTTCGATCTGTCCGGCGGGTACTACGCCGCCTTCGACACGTTCGTCGTGATGAATATTCTCGGCGCGATCGCGACTCTGGCCTGTCTGAACCTGGCCAGCGAAGAGGCGCGACTGGCTCGTCGGATCCGCACCGCGCAGGAAGTTCTGGCGGGTTCTCAAGCATCGTAG
- a CDS encoding radical SAM protein yields MPETQYLSRKRALDRIAQEKLLYERRSGGEVSVCVIYPNLYRLGMANLGYQAIFQIFDSHPSVDAERAFLPDPDERAALQAGNGRLLSFERGRALSDFDILAFSVAFETDYLNVLRVLRMAGVPLTRAERAGRNFPLIIAGGSAIFLNPEPVAEFVDLFLIGEGEEMVPEFLARFLATGREPARLAALAEVPGAYLPDYFHPEYADEGRLAGVGYSGPAKPTVSRRLIHDLDRFNTSSLILTEESVFGDMFLVEASRGCQWGCRFCAAGFMYRPIRYRSPDKLVAEVRRGLGERKVIGLVGAEMASVPGVAEIAERVADAGGRLSPSSLKADCISPQLAAALGRNGARSVTVAPEAGSERMRRIINKNLSEEEILRAASMMVGEGVENLKLYFMVGLPEESDDDVRAIALLTAKILERARAARQRVGHVTVSLNPFVPKPWTPFQWDPMDDPRSTRRKIALLRAELGRLGADLDAESPREAYFQTLVSRGDRRVGAILQRLTERNCQSPGEIWSELKQIRREAETGRGSVPNPDFYVTRRYAYDEVLPWDFIDHHIHKWFLLSERRKAHYEHQTKPCDVHRCTVCGAC; encoded by the coding sequence ATGCCAGAGACCCAGTATCTGTCGCGCAAACGCGCGTTAGATAGGATCGCCCAGGAAAAACTGCTCTACGAGCGGCGTTCGGGGGGCGAGGTCTCGGTATGCGTAATCTACCCGAACCTCTATCGCCTTGGGATGGCCAACCTGGGCTACCAGGCCATCTTCCAGATCTTCGATTCACATCCGTCCGTCGATGCAGAGCGCGCGTTCTTGCCGGACCCCGACGAGCGCGCTGCACTGCAGGCGGGGAACGGGCGCTTGTTGTCCTTTGAGCGCGGACGCGCGCTATCGGATTTTGACATTCTCGCCTTCTCGGTGGCCTTTGAGACCGACTATCTCAATGTTCTCAGGGTGCTGCGGATGGCGGGGGTTCCGCTCACACGAGCCGAGCGCGCGGGCAGGAACTTTCCGCTAATTATCGCGGGCGGCTCCGCGATTTTTCTGAACCCCGAGCCGGTCGCCGAGTTCGTCGATCTGTTTTTGATTGGTGAAGGCGAGGAGATGGTGCCCGAGTTTCTGGCGCGGTTTCTTGCGACAGGCCGCGAGCCGGCGCGGCTGGCGGCGCTGGCCGAGGTCCCCGGCGCCTACTTGCCGGATTACTTCCATCCTGAGTATGCCGACGAGGGGCGGCTTGCGGGAGTTGGTTATTCAGGCCCGGCCAAACCGACCGTCAGCAGGCGTCTGATCCACGACCTCGATCGCTTCAACACCTCTTCGCTGATTCTCACCGAGGAATCGGTCTTCGGTGATATGTTCCTGGTCGAAGCCAGCCGCGGATGCCAGTGGGGTTGCCGATTTTGTGCGGCCGGGTTCATGTATCGTCCGATCCGTTATCGGTCGCCAGACAAGCTTGTAGCCGAGGTGCGGCGCGGACTTGGAGAGCGAAAGGTTATCGGGCTGGTCGGCGCGGAAATGGCCAGCGTGCCCGGAGTTGCGGAGATCGCAGAGCGGGTCGCCGATGCGGGTGGCCGACTGTCGCCTTCTTCCCTGAAAGCGGATTGCATTTCGCCGCAACTTGCGGCTGCGCTCGGACGCAACGGCGCGCGAAGCGTGACGGTGGCACCCGAAGCCGGCAGCGAGCGGATGCGCAGGATTATCAACAAGAACCTGAGCGAGGAGGAAATTTTACGCGCCGCGTCGATGATGGTGGGTGAGGGGGTGGAAAACCTGAAGCTTTATTTCATGGTAGGGCTTCCGGAGGAAAGTGACGACGACGTGCGTGCGATAGCGCTGCTCACTGCGAAGATTCTCGAACGGGCGCGCGCGGCGCGCCAGCGCGTCGGGCATGTGACCGTGTCTTTGAATCCTTTCGTGCCCAAACCTTGGACCCCGTTCCAGTGGGATCCGATGGATGATCCGCGCAGCACCCGCCGGAAGATCGCCTTGCTGCGGGCGGAGCTGGGGCGCCTCGGCGCCGACCTAGATGCGGAATCTCCGCGCGAGGCATACTTTCAGACCCTGGTTTCGCGGGGCGACCGTCGCGTGGGCGCGATTCTCCAGCGCCTTACCGAGAGGAATTGCCAATCGCCGGGCGAGATCTGGAGCGAACTCAAGCAGATTCGCCGCGAGGCCGAGACTGGTCGTGGTTCAGTGCCGAATCCCGATTTCTACGTGACGCGCCGCTACGCGTATGACGAGGTCCTACCCTGGGACTTCATCGATCATCACATTCACAAATGGTTTCTACTGTCGGAACGCCGCAAGGCTCACTATGAGCACCAGACCAAACCTTGCGACGTGCACCGATGTACGGTGTGTGGCGCATGTTGA
- the fdhD gene encoding formate dehydrogenase accessory sulfurtransferase FdhD, producing MADFGGKKTLERATRRWRASSFRSGRDLLAVEEPLEIRLAGRRFTVTMRTPGDDEELVTGFLFAEGFVSAANEIGEIRRVRGRAGKPEPNVIDVILHVPVEDLRERLQRNFAMTASCGLCGKTSIEAIERRIAPLSPGNFALEAAVLLSLSAKMRGEQTIFAETGGVHAAALFDRSGALRALREDIGRHNAVDKLIGWAMGRNALPLDDSLVMVSGRLSFEIVQKVAAAGAPLLAAVSAPSSLAVELADQVGVTLLGFLRDGAFNVYTHPERVIGPTCGGA from the coding sequence GTGGCGGATTTCGGCGGCAAGAAAACCCTGGAGCGCGCGACGCGGCGATGGCGCGCGTCGAGCTTCAGGAGTGGGCGGGATCTGCTGGCAGTCGAGGAACCGCTGGAGATTCGTCTGGCCGGGCGCCGCTTCACAGTCACGATGAGGACCCCGGGCGATGACGAGGAGCTGGTCACGGGATTTCTTTTCGCCGAAGGATTTGTCAGTGCTGCGAATGAGATTGGCGAGATTCGGCGGGTGCGCGGAAGGGCCGGAAAGCCCGAGCCCAACGTCATCGACGTCATTCTGCACGTGCCGGTCGAAGACTTGCGCGAACGGCTGCAACGCAACTTCGCGATGACCGCGAGTTGCGGACTCTGCGGCAAGACCTCCATCGAGGCCATTGAAAGGAGAATCGCTCCGCTTTCCCCCGGCAACTTTGCGCTGGAGGCAGCGGTACTGCTGAGCCTAAGCGCCAAGATGCGTGGCGAGCAGACAATTTTTGCCGAGACCGGGGGAGTCCACGCCGCGGCCCTGTTCGATCGGTCCGGAGCTCTGCGCGCGCTGCGCGAAGACATTGGCCGCCACAATGCGGTCGACAAGCTTATCGGGTGGGCGATGGGTCGGAACGCGCTACCGCTCGACGATTCGCTGGTGATGGTGAGTGGAAGATTGAGCTTCGAAATAGTCCAGAAGGTGGCGGCCGCTGGGGCGCCGCTGCTGGCGGCGGTGTCGGCGCCCTCGTCGCTGGCGGTGGAATTGGCGGACCAAGTCGGAGTCACTCTGCTGGGATTTCTGCGCGATGGCGCGTTCAACGTGTACACGCATCCTGAGCGCGTGATTGGACCCACGTGCGGTGGAGCTTAG
- a CDS encoding CoA transferase, producing MAASPTGPLSGIRVIDVTQNLSGPMATMILAIRAPT from the coding sequence ATGGCAGCATCGCCCACCGGTCCGTTGAGCGGCATCCGCGTCATTGACGTCACGCAGAACCTCTCCGGCCCGATGGCGACGATGATCCTGGCGATCAGGGCGCCGACATAG
- a CDS encoding LLM class flavin-dependent oxidoreductase: MASSIEFGVALTSVKGVVEFAQSAERLGYDYLTCGEHVMFHGPVSNSLIALAMAAGATEKIRLMSSIVLLPLYNPVMLAKQAAVLDVASGGRYHLGIGIGGEFPKEFEAIGVPVKQRASRSNEALEVIRRLWTERDVTFNGRYSRFSGVTLDPAPTQEPHPPIWVAGRKEPAMRRAAKYANGWLPYMYTPEMLRESISKIEAFGREEGRDMSAFRPGLFIFTSVYPDRKEAAEVAARSLGKNYAQDFSKIAGRYVLYGSPEDCRKRLREYVDAGARSVMFSWACRHEDIEHNMETIAKEVLPAFR, translated from the coding sequence GTGGCATCATCGATTGAATTTGGCGTGGCGCTGACCTCGGTTAAAGGTGTGGTCGAGTTCGCACAGTCTGCCGAGCGCCTCGGCTACGACTACCTGACCTGCGGCGAACACGTGATGTTCCACGGGCCGGTTTCAAATTCGCTCATCGCGCTCGCGATGGCCGCGGGCGCCACCGAGAAGATCAGGCTGATGAGCTCGATCGTGCTGCTGCCGCTGTACAACCCCGTGATGCTGGCGAAGCAGGCTGCGGTGCTCGACGTCGCCTCCGGCGGCCGTTACCACCTAGGCATCGGCATCGGCGGCGAATTTCCCAAAGAATTCGAGGCGATCGGCGTGCCGGTCAAACAGCGCGCGTCGCGCTCGAACGAAGCCCTCGAAGTGATTCGCCGCCTGTGGACCGAACGAGACGTCACCTTCAATGGCCGCTACTCGCGCTTCTCCGGCGTCACGCTCGATCCCGCGCCGACACAAGAGCCTCATCCGCCGATCTGGGTTGCCGGACGCAAGGAGCCGGCGATGCGCCGCGCGGCAAAGTACGCCAACGGATGGCTGCCCTACATGTACACGCCGGAGATGCTGCGCGAGAGCATCTCCAAGATCGAAGCATTCGGCCGCGAAGAGGGACGCGACATGAGCGCGTTTCGCCCGGGGCTCTTCATCTTCACTTCGGTCTATCCGGATCGCAAAGAAGCCGCAGAAGTGGCCGCGCGCTCGCTGGGCAAAAACTATGCCCAGGATTTCTCGAAGATCGCCGGCCGCTACGTGCTCTACGGCAGTCCCGAAGATTGCCGCAAGCGCCTGCGCGAATACGTGGACGCCGGCGCGCGCAGCGTGATGTTCAGCTGGGCCTGCCGCCACGAGGATATCGAACACAACATGGAAACAATCGCCAAAGAGGTCCTCCCCGCGTTTCGTTAA
- a CDS encoding nitrate reductase associated protein produces the protein MMREFMFEEEMHQSLAGVPMAVRQKLDRVGVKIGLKQWQALGRGERLAICHLPIDHENQRETLNLFIAEAVERACGEQPKTLAESERAIAEPPHTLPAEVAAQRAPRARLDQAAWERLDADERYALINLGGGARHSHNLAAALAEFAQR, from the coding sequence ATGATGCGCGAATTCATGTTCGAGGAGGAGATGCACCAGTCGCTCGCCGGCGTTCCGATGGCAGTGCGGCAAAAGCTGGACCGCGTCGGCGTCAAAATCGGGCTCAAGCAGTGGCAAGCGCTCGGCCGCGGTGAGCGCCTGGCCATCTGTCATCTCCCGATCGACCATGAAAACCAACGCGAAACCCTCAACCTGTTCATCGCCGAGGCGGTCGAGCGCGCTTGCGGCGAGCAGCCCAAGACGCTGGCCGAAAGCGAGCGCGCGATCGCAGAACCGCCGCACACGTTGCCGGCGGAGGTCGCGGCGCAGCGCGCGCCGAGGGCGCGCCTGGACCAGGCGGCGTGGGAGCGCCTGGATGCAGACGAGCGCTACGCGCTGATCAACCTCGGGGGCGGCGCCAGGCACAGTCATAACTTGGCGGCGGCTCTGGCGGAGTTCGCGCAGCGCTGA
- a CDS encoding formate dehydrogenase subunit gamma, whose amino-acid sequence MNSARNGFDPQAVEAIATRLRAQPGALMLILREVQDRLGWVPAASVPVIAQVLNLSRAEVHGVVTFYHDFRHEPPGHNVLRLCHAESCQAMGAVALAEHACRRLGIGFGETTPDREFTLEAVYCLGNCGCSPAMLLNGEPYGRLTPERLDDLLAECRENRR is encoded by the coding sequence ATGAACTCTGCGCGAAACGGCTTCGACCCGCAGGCGGTGGAAGCGATCGCGACGCGTCTTCGAGCGCAGCCGGGCGCGCTGATGCTTATTCTGCGCGAAGTTCAGGATCGCCTGGGCTGGGTGCCGGCGGCGAGCGTGCCGGTGATAGCGCAGGTGCTGAATCTATCCCGCGCCGAGGTCCATGGCGTGGTCACCTTCTATCATGATTTTCGCCATGAGCCGCCGGGACACAACGTGCTCAGACTTTGCCACGCCGAGTCGTGCCAGGCCATGGGCGCGGTCGCGCTCGCCGAGCATGCCTGTCGCCGCCTCGGTATCGGCTTCGGCGAGACCACACCCGATCGCGAGTTCACGCTGGAAGCCGTCTATTGCCTTGGGAATTGCGGATGCTCGCCGGCGATGCTGCTCAACGGGGAACCGTACGGGCGGCTGACGCCCGAGCGCCTCGATGACCTGCTGGCCGAATGCCGGGAGAATCGCCGATGA
- a CDS encoding NADH-ubiquinone oxidoreductase-F iron-sulfur binding region domain-containing protein: MSATVFVPRDSAALSLGAEGVARLIASEGARRKVELNVVRNGSRGMFWLEPLVEVATARGRFAYGPVSPSDVPSLFDCGFLSGGAHRLSLGPIEEIGYLKRQERLTFARVGIVDPGSLDDYLAHGGYRGLARALDLPAEKIVDEVMTSGLRGRGGAGFPAGIKWRTTQQASAPRKYVVCNADEGDSGTFSDRMIMEGDPFVLIEGMTIAAVCAGAQQGYIYLRSEYPHAAMALNEAIGAAYQRGYLGQKIADSAHAFDLEVRMGAGAYVCGEETAMLESLEGKRGMVRFKPPVPAVAGLFGQPTIVNNVVSLSTVPIILERGGEFYKEYGMGRSRGTMPIQLAGNVKYPGLVEKGFGVTLRELIYDYGGGTFSGRPLRAVQVGGPLGAYFPPGMLDVPMDYEAMAAKKGIVGHGGIVVFDDTVNLARQARWAFEFCAIESCGKCTPCRIGSTRGAEVLDRIANRKDRAEALGLLRDLCDTMTYGSLCALGGLTPLPVLSALRYFPEDFGLTATDVAWTG, translated from the coding sequence ATGAGCGCGACGGTGTTCGTCCCGCGCGATTCGGCGGCGCTATCGCTCGGCGCGGAAGGGGTCGCCCGCCTGATCGCATCCGAGGGCGCGCGCCGCAAAGTCGAGCTCAATGTGGTGCGCAACGGTTCACGCGGGATGTTCTGGCTGGAGCCGCTGGTCGAGGTCGCAACCGCGCGCGGCCGTTTTGCGTACGGGCCGGTGTCGCCATCGGACGTCCCGTCGCTTTTCGATTGCGGTTTCCTGTCCGGCGGTGCGCATCGGCTGAGCCTCGGGCCAATCGAGGAGATCGGCTACCTCAAGCGCCAGGAGCGGCTCACCTTCGCCCGCGTCGGCATCGTCGATCCGGGGTCGCTCGACGACTACCTGGCACACGGCGGTTATCGCGGACTTGCGCGCGCGCTCGATTTGCCGGCGGAAAAGATCGTCGATGAAGTAATGACATCCGGCTTGCGCGGCCGCGGCGGCGCGGGATTTCCAGCGGGAATCAAGTGGCGCACCACGCAGCAAGCCTCCGCGCCCCGAAAATACGTGGTCTGCAACGCCGACGAGGGCGATTCGGGCACATTCTCTGACCGCATGATCATGGAGGGCGATCCCTTCGTGCTGATCGAGGGGATGACGATCGCCGCGGTGTGCGCGGGCGCCCAGCAGGGCTACATCTATTTGCGATCGGAGTACCCGCACGCGGCGATGGCGCTCAACGAAGCGATCGGCGCGGCCTACCAGCGCGGCTATCTCGGTCAGAAAATCGCCGACAGCGCGCATGCCTTCGATCTCGAGGTGCGGATGGGCGCCGGAGCTTACGTCTGCGGCGAGGAGACTGCAATGCTCGAAAGTCTCGAGGGCAAGCGCGGGATGGTGCGCTTCAAGCCGCCCGTGCCCGCGGTGGCCGGGCTCTTCGGCCAACCGACGATAGTTAACAACGTGGTCTCGCTTTCGACCGTGCCGATAATCCTCGAACGTGGCGGGGAGTTCTACAAGGAGTACGGGATGGGCCGGTCGCGGGGCACGATGCCTATCCAGCTCGCCGGCAACGTAAAATATCCCGGGCTGGTCGAGAAGGGGTTCGGCGTCACCCTGCGCGAGTTGATCTATGATTACGGCGGCGGGACGTTCAGCGGGCGGCCGTTGCGCGCGGTGCAAGTTGGCGGTCCGCTCGGCGCATACTTTCCCCCCGGCATGCTCGACGTGCCGATGGACTACGAAGCGATGGCGGCGAAGAAGGGGATTGTCGGCCACGGCGGTATCGTCGTTTTCGACGACACGGTCAACCTGGCGCGGCAGGCGCGCTGGGCGTTCGAGTTCTGCGCGATCGAATCCTGCGGCAAGTGCACGCCCTGCCGTATCGGCTCGACCCGCGGCGCAGAGGTGCTCGATCGTATCGCCAATCGTAAGGACCGCGCCGAGGCGCTCGGTCTGCTGCGCGACCTTTGCGACACGATGACCTACGGATCGCTCTGCGCGCTGGGCGGTCTGACGCCACTGCCGGTGTTGAGCGCGCTGCGCTATTTCCCT